Below is a window of Fusobacterium simiae DNA.
TTTTTCAGGAGAAATAAAATCAATATAAACCCTAGAAAAATTTATTTGAGGATTTTCTTTTAAAACATTAAAAAGATATTTATATAAATCACCTTTTGAGATATCAAAATGATATAAAGGTGTAAATAATTCAACACTATTTTTAATTATTTCATAGCCAATAGGTCCACTTGTAATAATTCCATCATATTCTTGAGCATTTTTTAAATATAAATCTTCTAGGTCATAAAGATTGTTATAAAATATATATTTTATTTCACACTCAATTCCCTTTAAAGATTTTTTAATGTTTTCATAAGAGTTTTTTGGAGTTAAAATTGCTAACTTTATCATATAATTTTCCTTTCAAATGATTATGTTTTAATTATATCATATATTTATTTAAAGAAAATTTTAAATATTTTCAGACATATTTATTGACAATTAAAAAATATAAAGATATAATACAGTAAATATATATTGTCGTTAAAAGTGTCGTTTAATTTTATTAAAATTTTTTAAATTATGGAGGTAATTATGAATTTTAAAGAAATAGAAAACATAATTGATAAATATATTGATGAGATTATTGAATTTAGAAGGGATATACATTCACATCCTGAATTAAGTGGTAATGAAAAAAGAACATCTGAGAAAGTTATTGAAAAATTAAAAAAACTTCCTGTTGAGATAATAACAAATGTTAATGGATATGGAGTTATCGCAAATTTAAAAGGAAATAGTGACAAGAAAACTATTTTATTGAGAGGAGATATGGATGCTCTTCCTATAAATGAAATAAATGATTTACCTTTTAAATCAGAGAATAAAAATGTTATGCATGCTTGTGGACATGATATGCACACTTCAATATTATTAGGAACTTCCTATGTATTATCATATTTTAAAGATAAACTTAATGGAAATGTAAAATTTATGTTTCAACCTAGTGAAGAAGCTTCACCTGTTGGTGGCTCTAAAGGAATGATAGCTGAAGGTTTACTTGAAAATCCAAAAGTTGATGAGGCATATGCTTTACATGTTTTTGGAATTCCAACAGGTAGTATAGCTATTAAACCTGGTGTTGCAACTTCAAGGTCAGATAGAATTGATATAGAAATTTTTGGTAAAAGTAGCCACGCTTCATTACCAGCAGAAGGAAGAGATGCAATAGTTGTAGCTGGAAATATTATTACAAGTATACAAAGTATAATAAGTAGAAATATGCCTCCTAATCAAACAGCAGTTATTACAATCGGAAAAATGTCAGGTGGTAATAGATACAATGTATTGGCAGATTATGTAAAACTTGAAGGAACTGTTCGTACATTTGCTACTGAAAATGCTAATATGATAAGAGAAAGACTTCAAAAAATGGTTGAAGATATAGCTAGTGCTTATGGTTGTAGTGCAAAACTTAACTATCAAAATGGTTATGATTTTGTATACAATGATCCTAATTTATCTGAATTAGCTA
It encodes the following:
- a CDS encoding amidohydrolase encodes the protein MNFKEIENIIDKYIDEIIEFRRDIHSHPELSGNEKRTSEKVIEKLKKLPVEIITNVNGYGVIANLKGNSDKKTILLRGDMDALPINEINDLPFKSENKNVMHACGHDMHTSILLGTSYVLSYFKDKLNGNVKFMFQPSEEASPVGGSKGMIAEGLLENPKVDEAYALHVFGIPTGSIAIKPGVATSRSDRIDIEIFGKSSHASLPAEGRDAIVVAGNIITSIQSIISRNMPPNQTAVITIGKMSGGNRYNVLADYVKLEGTVRTFATENANMIRERLQKMVEDIASAYGCSAKLNYQNGYDFVYNDPNLSELAIKSLTETLGKENVIVQSNPLPAGEDFSFVTKKVPSVFMWLGTESDFNRGKCTLHSPEFMADETSLKIGIKTLCKLVLDRLN